One window of the Janthinobacterium sp. PAMC25594 genome contains the following:
- a CDS encoding YfiR family protein, whose translation MAILNWTWWRHAGPLRRPARGAGRRPLRWGWLLLFLGVLCADVRAQVPGELERQVKAAYLYKFAGFVEWPDGSFARPDSPLVIGVAGADALAEQLELSVAGHSVNGRAVQVKKVRRGEALAGLHVLYLGALEKTALQEMLAASRGLALLTVSDSDEVYAMGSMINFVMAEDKVRFDVALKPVALAHIRISARMLLAAYRVQTGGA comes from the coding sequence ATGGCAATTCTGAACTGGACCTGGTGGCGTCATGCTGGCCCCCTACGCCGCCCCGCGCGCGGCGCCGGCCGCCGCCCTCTTCGCTGGGGCTGGCTATTGCTGTTCCTGGGCGTGCTGTGCGCCGACGTGCGGGCGCAGGTGCCAGGTGAACTGGAACGCCAGGTCAAGGCCGCGTATCTGTACAAGTTTGCCGGCTTTGTCGAGTGGCCGGACGGCAGCTTTGCCCGGCCCGACTCTCCGCTGGTGATCGGCGTGGCGGGCGCCGATGCGCTGGCCGAGCAGCTCGAACTGAGCGTGGCCGGGCACAGCGTCAACGGCCGCGCCGTGCAGGTGAAAAAAGTGCGCCGCGGCGAAGCGCTGGCCGGGCTGCACGTGCTGTACCTGGGCGCGCTGGAAAAAACGGCGCTGCAGGAGATGCTGGCCGCCAGCCGTGGCCTGGCGTTGTTGACGGTGTCCGATTCGGATGAGGTCTACGCGATGGGCAGCATGATCAATTTTGTGATGGCCGAAGACAAGGTGCGCTTCGACGTGGCCTTGAAACCCGTGGCGCTGGCGCATAT
- a CDS encoding CinA family protein, with the protein MSNALASLSTAVGLALQAKGLLLATAESCTGGGVAQAVTDISGSSAWFDRGFVTYSNGAKSGMLGVPAELIAAHGAVSEEVAAAMAQGALAHSDAQVAVSTTGIAGPTGGVPGKPVGTVCFGWAMDGRVQTQRLVFAGDRQAVREQAILHALQELLRFIQ; encoded by the coding sequence ATGAGCAACGCACTCGCCTCCCTCTCCACCGCCGTCGGCCTGGCCTTGCAGGCGAAGGGCCTGCTGCTGGCCACGGCCGAATCGTGCACGGGCGGCGGCGTGGCCCAGGCCGTCACCGACATCAGCGGGTCGAGCGCCTGGTTCGATCGGGGCTTCGTCACCTATTCCAACGGGGCCAAGAGCGGCATGCTGGGCGTGCCCGCCGAGCTGATCGCCGCCCACGGCGCCGTCAGCGAGGAAGTGGCCGCCGCCATGGCGCAGGGAGCGCTGGCGCACAGCGATGCTCAGGTGGCGGTCTCGACCACGGGCATCGCCGGCCCCACGGGCGGCGTGCCCGGCAAGCCCGTCGGCACCGTCTGCTTCGGCTGGGCCATGGACGGGCGCGTGCAGACGCAGCGGCTGGTGTTTGCGGGCGACCGGCAAGCCGTGCGCGAACAGGCCATTCTGCATGCCCTGCAGGAGCTCTTGCGCTTTATCCAGTAG
- a CDS encoding pitrilysin family protein, whose product MKPIKLLAIPALMLSLYGAPLSLAHAAGAAAATAATSVPNVAYEKYTLPNGLDVILVEDHKLPVTAVNVWYHVGPANEAPGLTGFAHLFEHMMFAATKHVPRGMADQLLEGAGATDSNGSTDFDRTNYFDTVPSNQLELALWAHSDRMGYLLDVLDQTALTNQQDVVRNERRQSVENAPYGIVQEALYHQLFPKTHPYYASVIGSHADIQNAKLADIKEFFTKYYGPNNASLVIAGDIDKAKTKELVNKYFGSFKSGPAVAKPDVVTPPITQERRIVVQDRVELPRVFMAWLTPSAYAKDDAELSMAAQILAGGKSSRLYKSLVYDKQIAQDVGANQSSNALTSVFTIDVTARPGHQPEEIEQAMQAELEQLRTQGPSEKELERARNSIETSMLSQVEKVGGNANMMNQYNQYLGDPGYLGKDIERYRQVTAAGVQRAVDTYLKNQARVVVYGVPGTPDLGPEVATPAPGKVKSAPGTAINADEPWRNKVPAAGPAPTIVLPQATSFTLSNGLTVIHNYNPAVPLVSTQLVVKSGSGANPLAQPGLSGFTAQLLQEGTSTRSAPQIADDVAQLGAFLGTGSGADASFAQLTSLKTTFPQALDVLADVVQHPQFPAAEVERQRASRIGELAQQRENAGAVAARVEAAALYGPQHPYGYIQLGTEAALKATSRADLQAFWQQHYVPNNAALIVSGDIDAAQLKSLAEAKFGSWKAGAVAPSVTAAPATTKAKLILVDKPGAPQTAVRLSTIAVARTTPDYAPLQVMNAALGGLFTSRLSNNLREEKGYTYGVRSQFQYRSQPGPFSIAAGVRTDVTGPAVSETFKEIRAMIAKPLTARELSNARNSQVLSLPGQFETNASISASMANVYIYGLGLDYYATLPQRFASVTDKQVQQVAKKYLQPEKLIVIGVGDQAKIAPQLSKLKLAPVELRDAEGNLKEGNVK is encoded by the coding sequence ATGAAACCGATCAAATTGCTGGCCATACCCGCCCTGATGCTGTCGCTGTACGGCGCCCCCCTGAGCCTCGCCCACGCCGCCGGTGCGGCCGCCGCGACGGCAGCCACGAGCGTGCCAAATGTTGCCTACGAAAAATACACGCTGCCGAATGGCCTCGACGTGATCCTCGTGGAAGACCATAAATTGCCCGTCACGGCCGTCAATGTCTGGTATCACGTGGGTCCCGCGAACGAAGCGCCGGGCCTGACGGGCTTTGCCCACTTGTTCGAACACATGATGTTTGCCGCCACCAAGCACGTGCCGCGCGGCATGGCCGACCAGTTGCTGGAAGGCGCAGGCGCCACCGATTCGAACGGCAGCACGGATTTCGACCGCACCAATTATTTCGACACGGTGCCGTCGAACCAGCTGGAACTGGCCCTGTGGGCCCATTCCGACCGCATGGGCTACCTGCTCGACGTGCTCGACCAGACGGCGCTGACGAACCAGCAGGACGTGGTGCGCAACGAGCGCCGCCAGAGCGTGGAAAACGCACCGTACGGCATCGTGCAGGAAGCCCTGTACCACCAGCTGTTTCCGAAGACCCACCCGTATTACGCCAGCGTCATCGGTTCGCATGCGGACATCCAGAACGCGAAGCTGGCCGACATCAAGGAATTCTTTACCAAATACTATGGTCCCAACAATGCCAGCCTGGTGATCGCCGGCGACATCGACAAGGCGAAGACCAAGGAACTGGTCAATAAATACTTCGGCAGCTTCAAGAGCGGCCCCGCCGTGGCCAAGCCCGATGTGGTGACGCCGCCCATCACGCAGGAGCGCCGCATCGTGGTGCAGGACAGGGTCGAGTTGCCGCGCGTCTTCATGGCCTGGCTGACGCCGTCCGCCTACGCCAAGGATGACGCGGAATTGTCGATGGCGGCGCAAATCCTGGCCGGCGGCAAGTCCAGCCGCCTGTACAAGTCCCTGGTGTACGACAAGCAGATCGCGCAGGACGTGGGCGCGAACCAGAGCTCGAACGCCCTCACCTCCGTGTTTACCATCGACGTGACGGCCCGCCCCGGCCACCAGCCCGAGGAAATCGAGCAAGCCATGCAGGCGGAGCTGGAGCAATTGCGCACCCAGGGGCCTAGCGAGAAGGAACTCGAACGGGCCCGCAACAGCATCGAGACGAGCATGCTGAGCCAGGTGGAAAAAGTGGGCGGCAACGCCAACATGATGAACCAGTACAACCAGTACCTGGGCGACCCCGGCTACCTGGGCAAGGATATCGAACGCTACCGCCAGGTGACGGCGGCCGGCGTGCAGCGCGCCGTCGACACCTACCTGAAAAATCAGGCGCGCGTGGTCGTGTATGGCGTGCCGGGCACGCCGGACCTGGGTCCGGAAGTGGCGACGCCGGCGCCGGGCAAGGTCAAGTCGGCGCCAGGCACGGCCATCAATGCGGACGAGCCATGGCGTAACAAGGTGCCGGCCGCCGGTCCCGCGCCGACAATCGTGCTGCCGCAAGCGACGTCCTTCACCTTGAGCAATGGCTTGACCGTGATCCACAATTACAACCCGGCCGTGCCGCTGGTATCGACCCAACTGGTGGTGAAAAGCGGTTCGGGCGCCAATCCGCTGGCGCAGCCGGGTTTGTCGGGCTTTACGGCGCAACTGCTGCAGGAAGGAACCAGTACGCGCAGCGCGCCGCAGATCGCCGATGACGTGGCGCAACTCGGTGCTTTCCTCGGCACGGGTTCCGGCGCGGATGCCTCGTTCGCCCAGCTGACGTCGCTGAAAACCACCTTCCCGCAAGCGCTCGACGTGCTGGCCGACGTGGTGCAGCACCCGCAATTCCCCGCGGCCGAAGTGGAGCGCCAGCGCGCCAGCCGTATCGGCGAACTGGCGCAGCAGCGCGAAAACGCGGGAGCCGTGGCGGCCCGCGTGGAAGCGGCAGCCCTGTACGGCCCGCAACATCCGTACGGGTATATCCAGCTGGGCACGGAAGCGGCCCTGAAAGCCACCAGCCGCGCCGACCTGCAGGCGTTCTGGCAGCAGCATTATGTGCCGAACAATGCGGCCCTGATCGTCTCGGGCGACATCGACGCAGCGCAATTGAAGAGCCTGGCCGAAGCCAAGTTTGGCAGCTGGAAGGCGGGCGCGGTGGCGCCGTCCGTGACGGCGGCGCCGGCCACGACAAAAGCAAAACTGATCCTCGTCGACAAGCCGGGCGCGCCGCAGACGGCCGTGCGCCTGTCGACCATCGCCGTGGCCCGCACGACGCCCGATTATGCGCCGCTGCAAGTGATGAACGCGGCGCTGGGCGGCTTGTTTACGAGCCGGCTGAGCAATAACCTGCGTGAAGAGAAGGGCTACACCTATGGCGTGCGCTCGCAATTCCAGTACCGCAGCCAGCCGGGACCGTTCTCCATCGCGGCCGGCGTGCGCACGGACGTGACGGGCCCGGCCGTGTCGGAAACCTTCAAGGAAATCCGCGCCATGATCGCCAAGCCACTGACGGCCAGGGAATTGTCGAATGCGCGCAATTCGCAGGTGCTGTCGCTGCCGGGCCAGTTCGAGACGAATGCCAGCATCAGCGCCAGCATGGCCAACGTATATATCTACGGCCTGGGCCTCGACTACTACGCGACCCTGCCACAGCGCTTTGCCAGCGTGACGGACAAGCAGGTGCAGCAGGTGGCAAAAAAATACCTGCAGCCGGAAAAGCTGATCGTCATCGGCGTGGGCGACCAGGCGAAGATCGCCCCGCAATTATCCAAGCTGAAACTGGCGCCCGTGGAACTGCGCGATGCCGAGGGTAACCTCAAGGAGGGTAACGTCAAGTAA
- a CDS encoding diguanylate cyclase yields the protein MPISSLDKADIDRLNQQALSCLVGNRRQARRLAQMALAAAQRQQYARGGAYAELNHCWLAYYAGEAEPSCERLHAYFQHSGDLEGGMEVAALQGAYASRRGDFADAEQHFLQARSQAAQIPDSLHKFMLYARLGVDALNRGDTQDGPRNFLLALDIAERFGSPAHRVNSLSNLASSQHDLGNDEDAIPLLAEALGIIGTQKLKYQQTIVSANLAMCLLATGKPAEALALVEPFYEWPEEDLAVRAFLFCIAAHAAILLQRPDSALQLLLRAEDYARRGQDLEEQMHAWLVRGKLDLHAGQTAQALASLTQAHSLLSWTRNPFHQQQILRGLAEINAQLGEWQAAYGFLQQYQAVFEASSKSARASRSLMRNLEKEMHSLKAERDKALELQAARETENVKLEHLNRELAHQILHVNSLQDSLKEQAMRDHLTGLYNRRHFETCLNAILHAADADAPVAIAIIDLDFFKRVNDTYGHNFGDEVLIQFARLVESQLRGSDMVCRYGGEEFCLLLREADSVIAAHKIDDIAARYRQLLIRQAPHSLTGCTFSAGIAEYPRHGAGRHELLLRADSALYAAKQAGRDRACIAGATG from the coding sequence GTGCCGATCTCCAGTCTCGATAAAGCCGACATTGACCGTTTGAATCAGCAAGCCCTGTCTTGCCTGGTCGGCAACCGCCGCCAGGCGCGCCGGCTGGCGCAGATGGCGCTGGCGGCGGCGCAACGACAACAGTATGCGCGTGGTGGCGCGTATGCGGAACTGAATCATTGCTGGCTGGCGTATTACGCGGGCGAGGCTGAACCGTCGTGCGAGCGCCTGCACGCGTATTTCCAGCACAGCGGCGACCTGGAAGGGGGCATGGAAGTGGCCGCGCTGCAGGGCGCGTATGCGAGCCGGCGCGGCGACTTTGCCGATGCCGAGCAGCATTTCTTGCAAGCGCGCAGCCAGGCCGCGCAGATACCCGATTCCTTGCACAAGTTCATGCTGTACGCGCGCCTGGGCGTCGATGCCCTGAACCGTGGCGATACGCAGGACGGCCCGCGCAATTTTCTGCTGGCGCTGGACATCGCCGAGCGCTTCGGCAGCCCCGCGCACCGCGTCAACAGCCTGTCGAACCTGGCGTCGTCGCAGCATGACCTGGGCAACGATGAAGACGCGATTCCCCTGCTGGCCGAGGCGCTCGGGATCATCGGCACGCAAAAGCTTAAATACCAGCAAACCATCGTCTCGGCCAACCTGGCCATGTGTTTATTAGCCACAGGCAAGCCGGCCGAGGCGCTGGCGCTGGTGGAACCGTTTTACGAGTGGCCGGAAGAAGACCTGGCCGTGCGCGCCTTTTTGTTCTGCATCGCCGCGCACGCCGCCATCTTGCTGCAGCGGCCCGACAGCGCGCTGCAACTGCTGCTGCGCGCCGAAGACTATGCGCGCCGCGGCCAGGACCTGGAAGAGCAGATGCACGCGTGGCTGGTGCGCGGCAAGCTGGACCTGCACGCGGGCCAGACGGCGCAGGCGCTGGCCTCGCTGACGCAGGCGCACAGCCTGCTGAGCTGGACGCGCAATCCCTTTCACCAGCAACAGATTTTGCGGGGATTGGCCGAGATCAATGCCCAGCTGGGCGAATGGCAGGCGGCGTACGGCTTCCTGCAGCAATACCAGGCCGTGTTCGAGGCCAGCAGCAAGTCGGCGCGCGCCTCGCGCAGCCTGATGCGCAACCTGGAAAAGGAAATGCACAGCCTGAAAGCCGAGCGCGACAAGGCGCTGGAGCTGCAGGCGGCGCGCGAGACGGAAAACGTCAAGCTCGAACACCTGAACCGCGAACTGGCGCACCAGATCCTGCACGTCAATTCGCTGCAGGACAGCCTGAAGGAACAGGCCATGCGCGACCACCTGACGGGCTTGTACAACCGCCGCCATTTTGAAACTTGCCTCAATGCCATCCTGCACGCGGCCGATGCGGACGCGCCCGTGGCCATCGCCATCATCGACCTGGATTTCTTCAAGCGCGTCAACGACACGTATGGGCATAACTTTGGCGATGAAGTGCTGATCCAGTTCGCGCGCCTGGTGGAGAGCCAGTTGCGCGGCAGCGACATGGTGTGCCGCTATGGCGGCGAGGAATTCTGCCTGCTGTTGCGCGAAGCCGACAGCGTCATCGCCGCGCACAAGATCGACGATATCGCCGCGCGCTACCGCCAGTTGCTGATCCGGCAGGCGCCGCACAGCTTGACGGGCTGCACCTTTTCGGCGGGCATCGCCGAGTATCCGCGCCATGGCGCCGGCCGCCACGAGTTGCTGCTGCGCGCCGACAGCGCCCTGTATGCGGCCAAGCAGGCGGGCCGCGACCGCGCCTGCATCGCCGGGGCTACTGGATAA